ATGTTTAATTTGAAATCAGCTATGGCTTACAATTcttgcttagttttctttttgtttctcatactaagatatttctatttctttcttttatgtattgTTAGGCATTTTGTtgggttttccttttttacttttatatttatctataatgTCTATGTGTTTTAATAGGAATAGAACCTGTGAACATCAGCTTAGTCTACCATGAGGCCAAGAACGCCACCTTTGAAATCTTACACTCCCACACTATGAGTTAACCACAGTCTCTGAGCCTCCAGATTTACTGAGCCCTTTGAAACCTGAGGTACAGTTCTGTGTGAAGATGGGGAAGGGCATCTCAGGAGAACAAATCAAACTTCTTTAGGTGCAGAGATAAGAAAGCTCATCACAGTTAGAAATGATAATTAGACCCACCCATGCCTAGCCTAAATAATTCACACAGGTACTGTAAGAGACACTGAGAATTAATGATTGAATTAATTAtagatttaattaattttgagtAGATATCTCTTTAGAAAAATTAGCATACTATTTATGATAGCCTGGACTGTTACAAATtgatcacatttatttttctcttacataaCAATCCCAGTGGGTATTTTTGGTAGAGGATGTCTTGCCTGGATGTGGAGTACTAAGGACACAGACTCTTCCACCATGTGTCTCCACTGTCCCATTCAGCTTCCTCTGAGTGTGCTAATTTGCATCCGATTAGCAAAAGGGAAAAAGTGTGGAGGAGCTCAGAACTGGGACACATAAGTGGATTGGCTAGAACACAGTCATATGACCACACCTCACTGCaggggagtctgggaaatgttgTTTAATTGAGCAtccaggaagaaaagaacaacatGGATTTGGCTAAGCAGCCGGTAGTCACTGCCATAATTAGTATGCCTTAGAGTGTAAGATGTATCAAAGGGGAGAGAACCTGTAGTCAAGCAGTTAAGTTAGCATTACAGTATTTCAGGTAGAAAATGATGATGAGCTAAGCTAAAGCACTGGGACATTAAGTAGAAAAGCTAAGTTATGTAATTGTTTCAGATGAAAAGTTAACCAGATTAGATGTGGAGGTGAGAGCTAAACTGGGTGATTGTGCTTGTGAGCATCCTACATATggggaatgaaagaaagaaacctggaTCTGACTCaagaaatattgaataaaaactCATTGGTGCATACAATGAACAATACTCCACAATAATCTATCTGGAGggcatgaaaataaacaaaatatggttttCTTCCCCCCAAAATTTTGTAATCATCTTACATTGGATATGCAGGGTATGCTGTTTGGTCAGACATGTTGGCAGGATAACTGAACATGGAAATATGGGGGAAAGAGATCAAGCCTACAGATATAAACCTGAGACTTCACTAAGCAGTGGTTGAAGCAACTATGGAGTTACATGAGTcaccaaaagaaataattaagaacagaaagagaagactGAGAACAAAAGCATTGTGATTACATGTATTTGAAGGTTTGCCAAAGACAGATAACCTATTAAAGGAAGTGGTGAAAGTTTACTTTGGAAATAGGACACCTGGAAAGAAAATCCACCAGAATTGTTTTGGTAGAACCTAAATACAATGTCCATTGTGAtttacaatcttcccatgccagtGTAGACACCTGTTACCTCCTGGGCTCTGGGAACAATCCAAGTTTTTTCTGTGAAACAATTTCTAATTTCTGGGCTAGTCCTTTGACTAACAGACACTTTGCACTGGAGTATTTTGTCTAAAAATGCTGTCCATTCTTTATTGTATGTAATAAAATTAGTGTATGTTTCTGACTTCTCCATTAAATTGTAAGGTCCTGGAGAACAGAGACTATGtcttatttgttgaatgaatggatgaataaactgtATTTGTCACATATTTAGTATTTCTCCATGAGGCCTAACAAAATGTCTAGACcatggaaaatgaaattgaattatCTGTTAAATTACTAAATCATAGGTGTCTGAGTAGTGCTTCTGGGATCACGGAGGCTGGGCACCTTTGGATTCATAGATTGCTCACTTCTTAGACATGACTGTCCAGGAATAATGACAATTAGTCCCTTTGAGCGacagaaattttttcttaaagtattggGTATCTCTGTATTTAATAAACCCAGCTATCGAGAAAGTTGATCAGTTGAGTCAGAAGTGAGGGATAAGGAGAATCACTACACATGATAACTGCACTAATAATTCTAAATTCCTGTCCCCTTTCATGCTGAAGGAGCCATGAGGGAAGAAAACCAGTCTTCTACCCTGGAATTCATCCTCCTGGGAGTTACAGGTCAGCAGGAACAGAAAgatttcttcttcatcctcttcctcttcatttaCCCCATCACACTGATTGGAAACGTGCTCATCATCTTGGCCATTCACTCTGACATTCACCTTCACAACCCCATGTATTTTTTCCTTGCCAACCTCTCCTTGGTTGACATCTTCTTCTCATCTGTTACCATCCCTAAGATGCTGGCTAACCATCTCTTGGGCAGCAAATCCATATCCTTTGGGGGATGTCTAACACAGATGTATTTCATGATAGCCTTGGGTAACACAGACAGCTATATTTTGGCTGTGATGGCATATGATCGTGCCGTGGCCATCAGCCGCCCACTTCACTACACAACAGTTATGAGCCCACGGTCCTGTATCCTGCTAGTTGTTGGGTCTTGGATGGTCGGGAACACCAATGCCCTCCCCCACACTCTGCTCACAGCTAGTCTGTCCTTCTGTGGCAATCACGAAGTGGCCAACTTCTACTGTGATATTACCCCTTTGCTCAAGCTGTCCTGTTCTGATATCCACTTTAATGTGAAGATAATGTACCTGGGGGTTGGCGTTTTCTCTGTGCCATTATTATGCATCATTATCTCTTATATTCGGGTCTTTTCCACAGTCTTACGGGTTCCATCCACCAGGGGTGTGCTcaaagccttctccacctgtggtTCTCACCTCACAGTTGTTTCTTTGTATTACGGGACAGTCATGGGCATGTATTTCCGCCCTCTGACCAGTTACAGCCTCAAAGATGCAGTGATAACTGTGATGTACATGGCAGTGACCCCAATGTTAAATCCTTTCATCTATAGTCTGAGAAATCGGGACATGAAGGCTGCCCTACAGAAACTCTTCAGCAAGAGGATCTCCTCATGATAAATGTGAGGGCATGCACTGGATACTTTAGCCACCAATTAGGATGCACTTGGAAACTCAGCTCCAATATCATTCCCCTACACAAATTTGCCTTTGATCTTTCCAGCCTGCAATTCTTTTCTCAGAAATCTTAATTGAAGTTGTTTCTTTCAACACATTTCTTCTCTTTGGCAGAGTGACAGCATTGTGCTCATATCCCAGCTATGCTACTAACTAGCAGAGTAAAGTTGGGAGGTCTAAGCTTCAACTTCCATATCTACATATTAGGAATAATGATAATTGCCCTAACCAGCACCAAAGGGCTTGTGGATCATACTAGTTCATGCTTCAAAGACTATAAATCACTATTCACATGTCAATTTTTATTTGACTGTATGTTTAATCACTTCTACTAGGCTTACAAGCCTCTGAGGGCAGGAGCTATTTTAGCACATAACTGCACCTTCACAATCTCAACCATATAAACTGCATGCAATAAATATTGGTGGAGGCAGAATGAACGGATGAAACTATTAGTCTCTGAAATGCAATCTGATTATAATTAGAGATAATCAGACTGAACATTATTTACCCAtccttaaaacttttaaagaaactgacCTGCGGAGACATTTTTGTGCTTACTTCATAGTTGATTAAACTAGACTCTATCTAAAGGTAGTACCAATCTCCCTAAAGTCTTGCTAAAAGGACAGTTATCAATAGATTTATCACAgtttaaaggaataaatattctgatttaattaatatAGTAAAGTGCTGGTTTAATTCATTATAACATGAAATAAAGCtccagtgataaaaaaaaaaaattgagtgccatataataaatgaggaaaaaatagcaGTATTGAAAATAATGTGACCACATTTCTCCAGCATGGCCCAGGCAAGATGAGGCTTTGATTTTGGTGACCAGTCCTGACTATGGAGGTGACATTCCCCAAAACAGATAATCCAGCATGTCCCTAAATAACCACTAAGAAACTCCACTACCTATGATTTGATTCTATTTGTGAgaacattattaaatttttttcaaaatattaatagcatcaaTGATTGCTCCAAAATCTCATATTTCCAAACAGGATAATATTTTGAAGAGGTGGACTGAGTGTACCTTAGAACAGTGTGTAAGTTGTTTTATTATCTACTTATTTGAActgccattaaaaatataaaattatttcctgtAGATAATTCACATtgccaagaatttgtccattgaTGTTGGAAGATAACcatagtcacttttttttttatttatttcatagtcACTTTTTAATGCTTTCTGGGACTCTAAAACACCAAGGATAAGAACTATCACAATTGTCTTTCTtttaaccaaaaaatattttattgcaaatgAATATAAATCTGTGTGAATGAATGACCTAATGGAGGGAATGAAGGTATTTTATTTAGGGAACTTTCAAGGTTGGGCCATGAAAATATTGCATAAATTGATTTAGTGTCTGTCTTTCCCCACCAGAATGTGACAATTTGGGATCCATCTTGGTCACTGCTGTGCCTTCAGCAGTTAGAACAGTGCAGACACATAGTACCTACTTAATAAAAGTGggttaagtgaataaatgaatcctGCGATATTATGTTGAAGTGATGAATACAAGGCTACTTTTGCTGTTATGGGTAAACTCAGTAAGGTCAAATGGAATGAGATATTTCAGATAGTTCCCATAGTGAAATAATAAGCATCAAAGAGGATACTATAGAAGAAGAGCTGAGGAAAGGTAGACTCAAGAGAACTCCATCCCACCTAACTGCTGGATCAAACCCACATTATTCGTCTGCTTTAAGTTAGACTAGGGAGTTGACCTCCCctgctattaatatattgcctacaataaacataaaaatatatgtgtatgtccACAGCTTTAAttgcaaatataataaaaatcattgcaCCTGTGTGTCAAGTCATTGTCTCAACCATCTTCCTTCGATTCTGTGAAACATGCTGTCCTGCAGTAATAGTAACACTTTAATTTAAATTACTTCATTTGCCGATGCCCTGGGGTTGACTAAGTCTGGAAAAGGTTATATAGCTAGTATGTCAATTAGGGTCACTTAGTATTCATTCCAGAAATAGAAATCACACCTGGTATATTTAAACCAAGAAGATTTAATACAAGGAATTAGATACATAGGTGTATCCTAAAAGAaaccaaaggaggaaaaagatggATGCTAAGGTCACTCAGAGATTGTCAACTGCAGGAATAAGTTACTTCCCTTAGGACTAggggaacaaaagagaaaaggtgGTGTTATCAGAACCTAGGACCTCTGAGGAGGGATGACCACATATCTGATCCTCAAATCTCTGAGTGAAGCTGCCAAACAGCTGGCACTTGGTCCACACTTGGAGAAATAACCCAAACTTTCATTTTTCAGGGATCTGAGTCCTCATTAGTACtgcttttttcttgttgctatagcttccattaattttttctattgggCATGGAAATACTAAGAAGCACCCCAGATAGTTCCAGACAGGCCTCCTTGCACCCCACTGTGTATCAACAACACAACATCCTTGGTCATTGGATTCAGTTACTCAAGCCaatagagaaatttattttattctgaaagcCCACAAAGACAAACTCAAATTTGGTTGAATCTTAGCCATATAATACTAAGCTTAGAAAATGTAAATGCAAAAAGATTATTATTGATACCCTTTTTGTAAggttataaataattaaaacaactgaaaaatgcACTTTGGGGGAATATATACAGGTGCCATATaagtacattaaaaacaaaagcaaaagaaagatgaCCACAGGATTCAGGATGAGAGAAAATTCAAGAGGAAATAGGGGAATGGAATTACAGGTATCATACATATCGTTAGATGTAGATTATCACTATGGTCCTAATGTTCAGATTGGGTGGTGAGCCCAGGGGTGTTTATGAAAGTATGATTGGTAGACAGACAAAAACTCTGCATGAAACAGTGGCGAGAGCTTGTCTTGAATCAAGAATTGGGTAGACAGACAGCAGTAAGAGAGGAGGGGGGAGTGATGAGACGAGAAGTTTCATTAGACATCTCTTAAAGCAatctagagaagagaaaatgacatAAACGAAGGATCTAGATGAAAAGGTAGTATAGAAATAGAAACAACGGAATGTAGTAATGTTTATGAAAGGAGATGTCTTCAATGTTCAGAGGTTGAGCCACTAAAAAGAGGAAGATTCCTTTAATGACAATAGTGAACAAGAGagtaatttcagaaaaattagtTCCACTTGAGGCATGTTTTTAAGGGTTCCTATGACTCTCATGGAGGTATTGAATTAAACAGTGGAATGAAGATATGAAGCTTTGGAGCAATATTAATAGGGCATGGATCAGAAGGGAGCTGTTAAGAAAAGTTATAGAAATAGATGAAATCATCAAAGACACTTGTAGAATGACTAGATTTCCAGAATGGGAGCCAGGATGGAGAACGAGGATTCCAGTGGGGGAAGGAAGACACTTGTACAATCTAGACTCGGTGTTCTTCCAAGTCAAACTATGTGTCTGTCTCCTAGTTGTGTCAGTCTATCAGTCAAGGCACACAGCACAGTGTATTGTCACAGGAAGATTGAATGAGCactcaaatatttgattttgaaaaaaggaaacaaggaagaaaCTGATAAGTGCTGCAAAGGAAGTTCAAAACATGCCATGTATGTTCAGAAAAAGTAGCTACTTCATTAAGTGTCAAATATACATACGTATGTGTGCATTTagtttatcatatatattatcgtctcttaattttcaaaaaagtcCTGTGTCATAGATGGTAATAAC
The Eulemur rufifrons isolate Redbay chromosome 9, OSU_ERuf_1, whole genome shotgun sequence DNA segment above includes these coding regions:
- the LOC138392597 gene encoding olfactory receptor 1A1 translates to MREENQSSTLEFILLGVTGQQEQKDFFFILFLFIYPITLIGNVLIILAIHSDIHLHNPMYFFLANLSLVDIFFSSVTIPKMLANHLLGSKSISFGGCLTQMYFMIALGNTDSYILAVMAYDRAVAISRPLHYTTVMSPRSCILLVVGSWMVGNTNALPHTLLTASLSFCGNHEVANFYCDITPLLKLSCSDIHFNVKIMYLGVGVFSVPLLCIIISYIRVFSTVLRVPSTRGVLKAFSTCGSHLTVVSLYYGTVMGMYFRPLTSYSLKDAVITVMYMAVTPMLNPFIYSLRNRDMKAALQKLFSKRISS